A window from Vigna angularis cultivar LongXiaoDou No.4 chromosome 7, ASM1680809v1, whole genome shotgun sequence encodes these proteins:
- the LOC108337992 gene encoding rust resistance kinase Lr10, with translation MLNFQNLALVLTVLLLLWKPAICKNGCTEKCGSIHIQFPFHLRNSKLNHTMGYPRGFDLLCTDADETVMDLPSVPIKLYVQSIDYKSQQIQLYDPQNCLPRQLMKLGNSSISPFQFESYGDRDVSFFRCNSMSCPILQLDSDKDFLDPEIVSCTKLSDVYSVQWYVPDYLKNTVVAEWTSPNCSSCEAQGSKCRYKNGTQSEVECFVCPTNGLPTSTIVLIAAGGFGGFLLVLLLAKALFHVHDHYKMKGEDQARIEKFLEDYKAMKPTRFTYADIKRITNGFSESLGEGAHGAVFKGMLSRDILVAVKILNDAVGDGKDFINEVGTMGKIHHVNVVRLLGFCADGFHRALVYDFFPNGSLQRFLAPPDNKDVFLGWEKLQQIALGVAKGIEYLHLGCDHRILHFDINPHNVLLDDHFNPKITDFGLAKLCPKNQSTVSVTAARGTLGYIAPEVFSRNFGNVSYKSDIYSYGMLLLEMVGGRKNTNMSVEESFQVLYPEWIHNLVEARDVEVTIEEEGDAKIARKLAIIGLWCIQWNPVDRPSMKTVVQMLEGDGDKLIAPPTPFDKTGSSRTNAAVQTRHQNFELEIIHEMEE, from the exons ATgctaaattttcaaaatctcgCTCTTGTGCTGACGGTGTTGCTTCTGCTATGGAAGCCTGCCATATGCAAAAATGGGTGCACGGAAAAGTGTGGCTCCATTCACATTCAATTTCCATTTCACCTCAGAAATAGCAAGTTGAATCACACCATGGGCTATCCTCGTGGGTTCGATCTGTTGTGCACGGATGCAGATGAGACTGTGATGGATCTGCCTTCTGTTCCAATAAAATTGTATGTCCAAAGCATAGATTACAAGTCACAGCAAATCCAACTCTACGACCCTCAAAATTGCCTTCCTAGGCAGCTCATGAAGCTCGGCAATTCCTCTATTTCACCATTTCAATTCGAATCATATGGGGACCGGGATGTTTCCTTCTTCCGCTGTAACTCAATGTCATGCCCAATTTTGCAACTTGATTCTGACAAGGACTTTCTTGATCCCGAGATAGTATCGTGCACAAAGTTGAGTGATGTTTACTCCGTCCAGTGGTATGTACCGGATTATTTGAAGAACACCGTGGTTGCGGAATGGACCAGCCCCAATTGCAGTTCCTGTGAAGCACAAGGAAGTAAATGTAGATACAAGAATGGTACCCAAAGTGAAGTTGAATGTTTTGTTTGTCCCACAAACGGGCTTCCAACATCAACTATTGTACTTATCGCAGCAG GGGGATTCGGTGGTTTCCTTCTTGTGCTGCTTTTGGCCAAGGCTTTGTTTCATGTGCATGACCATTACAAGATGAAAGGAGAAGACCAAGCTCGTATAGAGAAATTCTTGGAGGATTACAAGGCAATGAAGCCTACAAGATTCACTTACGCTGACATTAAGAGAATCACAAATGGGTTTAGTGAGAGTTTGGGAGAAGGAGCTCATGGAGCAGTGTTCAAGGGAATGCTCTCCCGCGATATTCTCGTTGCTGTGAAGATACTCAATGACGCTGTTGGAGATGGAAAGGATTTCATAAACGAAGTGGGAACAATGGGCAAAATTCATCATGTTAATGTTGTTCGCTTGCTTGGATTCTGTGCTGATGGATTCCACCGTGCTCTTGTCTATGATTTCTTCCCAAATGGATCACTGCAGAGATTCTTGGCTCCACCAGACAACAAGGATGTTTTCCTTGGTTGGGAGAAGTTGCAACAAATTGCTCTTGGTGTTGCCAAAGGGATTGAGTATCTCCATCTGGGCTGTGATCATAGAATACTTCACTTTGACATCAATCCTCACAATGTTTTGTTAGATGATCACTTCAATCCAAAGATCACTGATTTTGGACTTGCTAAACTGTGTCCTAAAAATCAAAGTACTGTGTCTGTGACTGCAGCCAGGGGAACCTTAGGCTACATTGCCCCTGAAGTTTTCTCAAGAAACTTTGGTAATGTCTCTTATAAGTCTGACATTTACAGCTATGGAATGTTGCTTCTGGAGATGGTAGGAGGAAGAAAGAATACAAATATGTCAGTGGAGGAAAGTTTCCAAGTTCTGTACCCTGAGTGGATCCATAATTTGGTGGAAGCACGAGACGTGGAAGTTACAATTGAGGAAGAGGGAGATGCTAAAATTGCAAGGAAACTTGCCATTATAGGACTTTGGTGTATTCAGTGGAACCCAGTGGACCGTCCATCCATGAAAACTGTGGTACAAATGCTTGAAGGAGATGGAGACAAGTTAATTGCACCCCCTACTCCTTTTGATAAGACCGGTTCCTCAAGAACAAATGCAGCTGTTCAAACAAGACACCAGAATTTCGAGTTGGAAATTATTCATGAAATGGAAGAGTAA
- the LOC108337991 gene encoding LEAF RUST 10 DISEASE-RESISTANCE LOCUS RECEPTOR-LIKE PROTEIN KINASE-like 2.1 translates to MASIILLFQPDYCIAKRQPPCPPSSCGQIRNISYPFRLKGDPSQCGDPRYELGCVNNVTLLTLFSEKYHVRDIDYKQYKVVVSDPGQEEEANCSFIPRNFLSDSNFRPTGLVGPDDFGSEPFTWEPWYTLRIGYFNCANPVSDDPRYVKVERGECGRGGHVYAVLEPSLYEVRVKDIKVGCDLMVATVVDWSPKENVSYDEIRGVISEGIRLSWLPVICEDRCGRGTECKVINGEVQCEEHYCHYAYHTTDKCEPWHQIFGYIRAYLRGVIFGIASRITFSTKQLDNPVGLQYFYGGIFIGRQIIPIFLAARYLFGVVLILVLLIYKWRRKHSSIYENIENFLLDSHLNPIRYEYKEIKKMTGGFRVKLGQGGFGAVYKGKLQSGLDVAVKMLSKSNDNGQDFMNEVATIGTIHHVNVVRLLGYSVYGKKRALVYEFMSNGSLDKYIFSKEENTRLSYEKIYEISLGIAGGISYLHQGCDIQILHFDIKPHNILLDDNFAPKVSDFGLAKLHAANDGVINMTTARGTLGYMAPELFYKNMGGVSYKADVYSFGMLLMEMASRRRNSNPHAEHSSQSYFPFWIYDQFHEEKNIDIEDASEEENILAKRMFLVALWCIQLNPSDRPSMNKVIEMLEGMIEGLELPPRPSFYKNETYRHEKISSVHENISSDFSEFTYSDSQSNKSISLY, encoded by the exons ATGGCTTCaattattcttctattccaACCAGATTACTGCATCGCTAAGCGACAGCCACCATGTCCTCCTTCATCATGCGGCCAAATTCGCAACATATCTTACCCATTTCGCCTCAAAGGTGACCCAAGCCAATGCGGCGACCCAAGGTATGAGTTAGGTTGCGTTAACAACGTCACACTCTTAACCTTGTTCTCGGAGAAATACCATGTACGAGACATCGACTATAAGCAATACAAAGTCGTTGTCAGTGACCCGGgtcaggaggaagaagctaatTGCTCCTTCATCCCTCGCAATTTCTTATCGGACAGTAATTTCAGGCCCACGGGCCTGGTTGGCCCAGATGATTTCGGATCGGAGCCGTTCACTTGGGAACCCTGGTATACTCTCCGAATAGGGTACTTTAACTGCGCGAATCCTGTGAGTGACGATCCACGATATGTTAAGGTGGAGAGAGGTGAATGTGGGAGAGGTGGGCACGTGTACGCGGTATTAGAACCGTCTTTGTATGAGGTTCGTGTGAAGGACATCAAGGTTGGGTGCGATCTGATGGTGGCTACAGTGGTTGACTGGTCACCGAAAGAGAATGTGAGCTACGACGAGATCCGTGGCGTGATAAGTGAGGGAATTCGGTTGTCGTGGTTGCCGGTGATTTGCGAGGATCGATGTGGAAGGGGAACGGAGTGTAAGGTTATCAACGGAGAAGTCCAGTGTGAGGAACATTACTGCCATTACGCCTACCACACCACCGATAAATGCG AACCTTGGCACCAGATTTTTGGCTATATTCGAG CTTATCTTAGAGGCGTTATTTTTG GAATAGCTAGCAGAATAACATTCAGTACGAAACAATTGGACAACCCTGTTGGACTGCAATATTTTTATGGAGGAATATTCATAGGACGACAAATTATACCAATATTTTTGGCTGCCAGATATCTGTTTGGAGTTGTACTTATTCTTGTGCTATTGATCTACAAATGGCGACGAAAACATTCTTCAATATacgaaaatattgaaaatttcttGCTAGATAGCCATCTAAATCCCATTAGGTACGAgtacaaagaaataaaaaaaatgactgGAGGTTTCAGAGTGAAATTGGGTCAAGGAGGCTTTGGTGCTGTATATAAAGGAAAACTCCAAAGTGGGTTGGATGTAGCAGTAAAGATGTTGAGCAAATCTAATGATAATGGACAAGATTTCATGAATGAAGTTGCTACCATTGGAACAATACATCATGTAAATGTGGTGCGTCTTCTTGGATACTCTGTATATGGAAAAAAGCGTGCTCTAGTTTATGAATTTATGTCAAATGGATCactagataaatatattttctccaaaGAAGAAAATACTCGTTTAAGTTATgagaaaatatatgaaatatctCTTGGAATAGCCGGTGGAATTTCATATTTGCATCAAGGTTGTGATATTCAAATTTTGCATTTTGATATCAAGCCTCATAATATTCTTTTAGATGACAACTTTGCTCCAAAGGTTTCAGATTTTGGACTTGCAAAGCTACATGCAGCAAATGATGGTGTTATCAATATGACTACAGCAAGAGGAACATTGGGTTATATGGCTCCAGAGttgttttacaaaaatatgGGTGGAGTATCTTATAAAGCTGATGTGTATAGTTTTGGAATGCTTCTAATGGAAATGGCAAGTAGGAGAAGGAACTCAAATCCTCATGCAGAACATTCAAGTCAAAGTTACTTTCCCTTTTGGATTTATGATCAATTTcatgaagagaaaaatattgatatagAAGATGCTTCAGAAGAGGAAAATATTCTAGCTAAAAGGATGTTCTTGGTAGCACTTTGGTGTATTCAGTTAAATCCAAGTGATCGGCCTTCAATGAACAAGGTAATAGAGATGCTTGAAGGGATGATTGAAGGTCTTGAATTGCCTCCAAGGccttcattttataaaaatgaaacataCAGACATGAAAAAATTAGCTCAGTACATGAAAATATTAGCTCTGACTTTTCTGAATTCACTTACTCTGATAGTCAATCTAATAAAAGCATATCATTATATTGA